The Pichia kudriavzevii chromosome 3, complete sequence nucleotide sequence GTTGACGACAGGGAGACTTTTGACTTGTTGAAGATCTTGAAGGAGGCAAACCCCAAACTCAAAGTTTATGTTTATTAGAATGAAATAAATAATAGAATAAATAGACAGTGTATATATCTGCATCAATtatataaagaaaacagtTGGATATAATAGAACCTTCAAGGGTGGACTCATTTCTTTGCCGCCTCGTTCCACTTTGCCACAGTGTCAAGAGAATAGGCCTCTTTTGGATTGATCACATTGGCCTCGGCTTGTCTGTAGAAACCGTACATGACTACAGCAAACCCTGCAAACGCAATAAGACCGTTGACGTGATGGTTCTTTGGAGTGTGGAACCAACCTCCAGAAGGTGCACGCACAAACTTAGGATAGACAGTATGACCGTGTGACATCTTGCAATATGGTGGTGTCTCTATTGTCTCTTATCAGTGGCAAAACTAACTGTTGCTGTGCCCCCTCCCCCTCTGCTTTGATGGCCAGCTCTTGTTCCCCGTTTCACAGAGtctcctcctcctcctcctcagTTGGCAAACAATCGCATGggggaaaagaaacagcCCACCACCCGTACACCGCCAGTCACGTGACCGGAGGGGTTTTCTTGGTaagattttttcttttttttttttttttcagttccCAGTAATAGGAGGGAAAATGAGAATAAGAAAATGGGAATTTGCTGAATGTACATGACGGTTATGCTATAGAGTTCCTCTCTTCCACTCCCCCCGTCTCCTTTCCCAATGCGGCCTTTTCGCATTTTCCGCGGATTTTTCACGAAATGgcatttttttattttttttttttttttccttggaaattgaaataaTCCAAGGTGAAGACAAGTATTGGACACTCTGAGTAGCATATTGTCACTGCAACCAGGGGAACACTAGTACGTCCAGGCTTGTCAACCAGAATGCTTTCATTTATGAACAGATCCAGAGCAGTGCAGCTATCCAACAAGCGTTGGAgcgttgttgttgcaagAAATATCTCGGTTTCTCCAGCTGCTCCAAAGGTTGTtgaatcatcaataaacaGTAAGAACTACAGGTTTTCATACGAAACTGCAAAGAACAAGTTTGTAGAATCGTCCAATGTATCCACTCCAGAAAACAAGTTTGACTTCTCGGAATACACTACCAAGGACAAACCAACAAACGTTGTCTCTGAAGAGGAGGCCAAACTAATACCTTCAATTATAGCTTTGCATGCAAGACTTGGATTACCTGAATCTTATCAATATTCCACCCTGGTCAAGGCATTGACATGTCCAACCTCCAAGCACGACGTGATCGCCTCCAACCAGCAGCTCTCCATCCTGGGTGCCCATATCTTATCTTTCTATGTCACTGAATACTTGATTGCAAACTACCCTAGACTACCACTTTCTGTTTTAAGGGCAGCTACTGATGCCTTCATCGGCAACTACTCTCTCTATGACGTTGCTAAAAACACATGGGGTATTTCCGAAGACTCGTCTTCCAAATTGGAGAGATACCTCTCCAACGAACCAGAGATCTTCAAGTTTGGTACATTGAGGTACACACGTAAGGTCACCGAACCTGAAACGGATATCGTCAAATACGCCCCTGATCATAGCGTCTTTGAACTATCTAAATCAGAAGCATTTGCAAACTCTGTGCGTTCAATCGTAGGTGGACTGCACATCCATGCAGGTGAGGAGACAACAAAGCAATTTGTCCATGATCACATTCTATCGAGACAGGTGGACATATCATCCTTTTTCTCATTCAAGGAACCTGGAAAATTATTGACAAGGTTGTTGAGAACTAACAACATGCAGCCTCCAACAATTAGACTCATCTCCGAAACAGGTAGATTCTCTTCAACTCCAGTGTATGTTGTTGGTTGTTTCTCTGGAGAAAACTTGTTGGCAACATCCGAAGGTAATTCTCTCAGAGAAGCAAGAATCAAATCCTTTGGTAAAGCGCTCAAGGCTTGGTACCTGTATAAGCCTCTGGATGCTAAACTTCCTAGTGACGAATCTTTTGAAGGCATGTTTGTTGATCAGGGTGAAAAGTTCTTCTAATCAATAGGCAACCTTCTCCCAAACCCCTCCACCTTTTCGtgtaaatatataaacTCCTATAGACTAGTTGTATAATTCGAAATCTAGTTGaatatataaaaacaaaagcatTAAGTATTATATATTGCAATATCTGATCAAATGGTCCCCCATGTCTTTGACTAATAGTTCGTCAACCAACTCAACACCGTTTTTGTCAACCTTATGGTTAGAATGGAAATGATAAAGTCTTTCAAATATCAACGTCGAGTACATTCTGATAAAAGAGTCCGCATGTTCAACGTATCTTTTCAGAAACGTCCCAATCATGAATACGTCCTCACAGTCAATCTGTTCCAGTTTGTCCAGTATTGACTTCAATATCATCTCTTGTAATCTGTCGCTTTTcttattgaatttgaacGAAACAAGTGTCTTCACATCAAACATACTGATGATCTCATCAAAACATACAAACTCTGGAATATGAACTATTTTGTCGAGTGCATCAATGATGCCATGTTCAATGTATCCATTATATCTAATTAGAGATAGACTCTCAACAATAAAAGTTTCTTTCTCAATATTCACTACCATTTGGTTGTATACATCAACCTTGTCCAATCTTTCAATACTATGAAATAAGTTGACAAAATCTTGATAGGTTTCTAAGTTATCTAAACCTTGA carries:
- a CDS encoding uncharacterized protein (PKUD0C00540; similar to Saccharomyces cerevisiae YMR024W (MRPL3); ancestral locus Anc_2.574); protein product: MLSFMNRSRAVQLSNKRWSVVVARNISVSPAAPKVVESSINSKNYRFSYETAKNKFVESSNVSTPENKFDFSEYTTKDKPTNVVSEEEAKLIPSIIALHARLGLPESYQYSTLVKALTCPTSKHDVIASNQQLSILGAHILSFYVTEYLIANYPRLPLSVLRAATDAFIGNYSLYDVAKNTWGISEDSSSKLERYLSNEPEIFKFGTLRYTRKVTEPETDIVKYAPDHSVFELSKSEAFANSVRSIVGGLHIHAGEETTKQFVHDHILSRQVDISSFFSFKEPGKLLTRLLRTNNMQPPTIRLISETGRFSSTPVYVVGCFSGENLLATSEGNSLREARIKSFGKALKAWYLYKPLDAKLPSDESFEGMFVDQGEKFF